A region of Sulfitobacter faviae DNA encodes the following proteins:
- a CDS encoding MOSC domain-containing protein, whose protein sequence is MQDILAAPKDGAVIEELCFRPDYGERDFRDELDLTVAQGILGERWTEKPWLTLPDGSPDPRIQVSILPKRVMDLCWRDRANTPHPGDTMIVDMDLGHENLPVGTRLQAGSAVLEVSDKFNTGCIKWRDRYGQDSLRWINRKENRPHRLRGVLCKIVQDGTVRRGDRLTKL, encoded by the coding sequence CTGCAAGATATCCTCGCCGCGCCCAAGGATGGCGCCGTGATCGAAGAACTTTGCTTTCGCCCTGACTATGGGGAGCGGGATTTCCGTGATGAACTGGATCTGACCGTGGCCCAAGGCATCCTTGGCGAACGTTGGACCGAGAAACCTTGGCTGACCCTGCCTGACGGCAGCCCCGATCCGCGGATACAGGTCTCCATCCTGCCCAAACGCGTGATGGATCTTTGCTGGCGCGACCGCGCAAACACGCCGCACCCCGGCGATACGATGATCGTGGACATGGACCTTGGCCATGAGAACCTGCCCGTCGGCACGCGCCTTCAAGCCGGGTCTGCGGTGCTGGAGGTGAGCGACAAGTTCAACACCGGCTGCATCAAATGGCGCGACCGCTATGGCCAAGACAGCCTGCGGTGGATCAACCGAAAGGAAAACCGCCCGCATCGGCTGCGCGGCGTTCTGTGCAAAATCGTGCAAGACGGCACCGTTCGCCGTGGGGACCGGCTGAC
- the acs gene encoding acetate--CoA ligase, translated as MSDATAKTYPPSADMAARAHVDAQTYDKMYQASVTDTDGFWREQAQRIDWIKPFTQVRDVNFDLGSVSINWFADGELNVSANCIDRHLESRGDQTAIIWEPDSPEDEAKHISYRELHSATCRMANVLRDLGVGKGDRVIIYMPMIPEAAYAMLACARIGAIHSIVFAGFSPDALAARVNGCEAKVVITADEAPRGGKATPLKANADKALAQCDASVQCLVVRRTGGDVAWDDARDRDYNALIKDAAETCEAEAMGAEDPLFILYTSGSTGQPKGVVHTTGGYITYAALTHEVTFDYHDGDIYWCTADVGWVTGHSYIVYGPLANGATTLMFEGVPTYPDASRFWQVCEKHKVTQFYTAPTAIRALMGQGNDYVTKSDLSSLRILGTVGEPINPEAWNWYHEVVGQNRCPIVDTWWQTETGGHLMTPLPGAHDMKPGAAMKPFFGVKPVVLDPTSGQEIDGNPAEGVLCIADSWPGQMRTVWGDHERFEKTYFADYPGYYFTGDGCKRDADGDYWITGRVDDVINVSGHRMGTAEVESALVAHDKVAEAAVVGYPHDVKGQGIYCYVTLMSGEEPSEELRAELRNWVRQEIGPIASPDLIQWAPGLPKTRSGKIMRRILRKIAEDDYGALGDTSTLADPGVVDDLIGNRMNR; from the coding sequence ATGTCCGACGCCACCGCCAAGACCTATCCGCCATCCGCCGACATGGCCGCCCGGGCCCATGTGGACGCCCAGACCTATGACAAGATGTACCAAGCATCGGTCACCGACACCGATGGGTTCTGGCGCGAACAGGCGCAGCGGATCGACTGGATCAAACCCTTCACCCAAGTGCGCGACGTGAACTTCGACCTCGGGTCGGTCAGCATCAATTGGTTCGCGGATGGCGAGCTGAACGTCAGCGCCAATTGCATCGACCGCCATCTTGAGTCGCGCGGCGATCAGACCGCGATCATCTGGGAGCCGGACAGCCCCGAAGATGAGGCCAAACATATCAGCTACCGCGAGCTCCACAGCGCCACCTGCCGCATGGCCAATGTGCTGCGTGATCTCGGCGTGGGCAAAGGCGACCGCGTGATCATCTATATGCCGATGATCCCCGAAGCCGCCTATGCCATGCTGGCCTGCGCGCGGATCGGGGCGATTCACTCGATCGTTTTCGCCGGCTTCTCGCCCGATGCCCTCGCCGCGCGAGTGAATGGCTGCGAGGCGAAGGTGGTGATCACCGCGGATGAGGCCCCGCGCGGTGGCAAGGCCACACCGCTTAAGGCCAATGCCGACAAGGCGCTGGCGCAATGCGATGCCAGCGTTCAATGCCTCGTGGTGCGCCGCACGGGCGGTGACGTGGCATGGGACGATGCGCGCGACCGCGATTACAACGCACTGATCAAGGATGCCGCCGAGACCTGCGAAGCGGAGGCGATGGGCGCCGAAGACCCGCTTTTCATCCTCTACACCTCAGGCTCCACCGGTCAGCCCAAGGGCGTGGTCCATACCACCGGCGGCTATATCACCTATGCGGCGCTGACCCATGAGGTGACGTTCGATTACCACGACGGCGACATTTACTGGTGCACGGCGGATGTAGGCTGGGTCACCGGGCACAGCTATATCGTCTATGGCCCGCTGGCCAATGGCGCCACCACGCTGATGTTCGAAGGCGTGCCCACCTACCCGGATGCCAGCCGGTTCTGGCAGGTCTGCGAAAAGCATAAAGTCACGCAGTTCTACACCGCCCCCACCGCGATCCGCGCGCTGATGGGGCAAGGCAATGACTATGTGACGAAAAGCGATCTGTCCTCTCTGCGCATCCTTGGCACCGTGGGCGAGCCGATCAACCCAGAGGCGTGGAACTGGTATCACGAGGTCGTCGGCCAGAACCGTTGCCCCATTGTCGACACGTGGTGGCAGACCGAGACCGGCGGCCATCTGATGACCCCCCTGCCCGGCGCGCATGACATGAAACCGGGGGCCGCGATGAAGCCCTTCTTCGGCGTCAAACCGGTGGTGCTGGACCCGACATCGGGTCAAGAGATCGACGGCAACCCCGCCGAGGGCGTGCTCTGCATCGCCGACAGCTGGCCGGGGCAGATGCGCACCGTCTGGGGCGATCACGAAAGGTTCGAAAAGACCTATTTCGCCGATTATCCGGGCTATTACTTCACCGGGGATGGCTGCAAACGCGATGCCGATGGCGACTACTGGATCACGGGCCGCGTTGACGATGTGATCAACGTCTCGGGCCACCGCATGGGCACCGCCGAGGTGGAAAGCGCCCTCGTCGCCCATGACAAAGTGGCCGAAGCCGCCGTGGTCGGCTACCCGCATGACGTCAAAGGCCAAGGCATCTATTGCTATGTCACCTTGATGAGCGGGGAGGAGCCTTCCGAAGAGTTGCGGGCCGAGTTGCGCAATTGGGTTCGGCAAGAGATCGGCCCCATCGCCTCGCCCGATCTGATCCAATGGGCACCGGGCCTGCCGAAAACACGTTCGGGCAAGATCATGCGCCGCATTCTGCGCAAGATCGCCGAGGATGATTACGGCGCATTGGGCGACACCTCGACGCTGGCGGACCCCGGCGTGGTGGACGATCTGATCGGCAACCGCATGAACCGCTGA